The Corynebacterium tuberculostearicum genome window below encodes:
- a CDS encoding ABC transporter permease, with protein MKLRFSGWLGAFLVAATVLVALLSLVWTPYDPTLAHPDVRLAGPSAEHLLGTDRFGRDTASRIMAGAQITVFVGLIAVGIAALVGVPLGILAGMRRGTWVDALVMRGADLLLAFPALLLAIIAGAVWGPSTLTAMVAIGIAGIPSFARVARSGTLQVITQDFISSARISAVPGWKVALRHILPNLTGLLIVQASVYFALAILAEAGLSYLGLGTAPPAASWGRMLQDSQSLLGTAPLQAFWPGLAIAATVLGFNLLGDALRDLLDPRLKGSAR; from the coding sequence CGCCACGGTGCTGGTGGCGCTACTTTCGCTGGTGTGGACCCCCTATGACCCGACGCTGGCGCACCCGGATGTGCGCCTTGCCGGTCCCAGCGCCGAGCACCTCCTGGGCACGGACCGCTTTGGGCGCGATACCGCCTCCCGCATCATGGCGGGCGCCCAGATTACGGTCTTCGTCGGGCTCATTGCGGTGGGCATCGCCGCCCTCGTGGGAGTGCCCTTGGGCATCCTCGCCGGCATGCGCCGCGGCACATGGGTAGATGCCCTGGTAATGCGCGGCGCGGATCTGTTGCTTGCCTTCCCCGCGCTGCTGCTGGCGATTATTGCCGGCGCGGTGTGGGGCCCTTCGACGCTGACGGCCATGGTTGCCATCGGCATCGCCGGCATTCCCTCCTTCGCCCGCGTGGCGCGTTCGGGCACGCTGCAGGTTATCACGCAGGACTTTATTTCCTCCGCGCGCATTTCCGCGGTGCCGGGCTGGAAGGTGGCGCTGCGCCATATCCTTCCCAACCTCACCGGGCTGCTCATCGTGCAGGCCTCCGTCTACTTCGCGCTCGCCATCCTGGCCGAGGCCGGCCTTTCTTACCTCGGCCTGGGCACTGCCCCGCCGGCAGCCTCTTGGGGCCGCATGCTGCAAGATTCCCAGTCGCTGCTGGGCACCGCTCCCCTGCAGGCCTTCTGGCCGGGGCTGGCCATTGCTGCAACGGTGCTGGGCTTTAACCTGCTTGGCGACGCCCTCCGTGACCTCCTCGATCCCCGCCTGAAAGGATCCGCGCGATGA